The Cyclobacteriaceae bacterium genome includes a region encoding these proteins:
- a CDS encoding ABC transporter ATP-binding protein → MAEILLSVENLTKAYPSGEKDLVVLSDVSFKVEQGSRLALIGPSGSGKTTLLGLCAGLDVPTSGAVSLMGFKLNSMSEDDRAYLRNQFTGFVFQNFQLLSTLTALENVMVPLELRGERNIEPRAIELLKRVGLGDRLHHFPSQLSGGEQQRVAIARAFITSPKILFADEPTGNLDEENAKQVIDLLFGINGEEKTTLVLVTHNLELAQKTDWILQMKGGKIVEERRLVTS, encoded by the coding sequence ATGGCAGAAATACTTTTATCCGTAGAGAATCTCACCAAAGCTTATCCTTCAGGGGAAAAGGATCTGGTAGTTCTTAGCGACGTATCATTCAAGGTGGAGCAAGGATCGCGCCTGGCTTTGATCGGCCCTTCAGGGAGCGGCAAAACCACGTTATTGGGCCTGTGCGCTGGTCTGGATGTACCAACCAGCGGTGCAGTCTCTCTCATGGGATTTAAACTCAACTCAATGAGCGAGGACGATCGGGCTTATCTTAGAAATCAGTTTACGGGATTTGTATTTCAAAACTTTCAACTTCTGTCAACTCTCACTGCCCTGGAGAATGTTATGGTGCCGCTTGAGCTAAGAGGTGAGCGCAATATTGAACCACGTGCAATTGAATTGTTAAAAAGAGTTGGTTTGGGTGATCGGCTTCATCATTTTCCTTCACAGCTTTCGGGAGGTGAGCAGCAAAGAGTGGCGATTGCAAGAGCCTTCATCACGTCACCAAAAATTCTGTTTGCAGATGAACCAACCGGAAATCTCGACGAAGAAAACGCTAAGCAGGTAATCGATCTTTTGTTTGGAATCAATGGGGAAGAGAAGACAACTCTTGTCCTTGTTACGCATAATCTTGAACTGGCCCAGAAAACGGATTGGATCCTTCAAATGAAGGGAGGAAAAATTGTTGAGGAAAGACGATTGGTAACGTCATGA